In a single window of the Anaerolineae bacterium genome:
- a CDS encoding PQQ-dependent sugar dehydrogenase, whose amino-acid sequence MTSKYDYGLLLASLWLMIAACALPAETSQPILSAPTPTALSTAAAPLTPLQSSFSTTLTHRQLLPLIQVTPPTPIAAPFPPTIALELAFSGFQQPVYVAHAGDANRLFVVERVGRIQLIKRGQTQSQPFLDITDRVGSTGSEQGLLSVAFPPDFAVSGVFYVNYTDRRGDTVIVRYRVLADDPNQGDPTSEQILLQIDQPAENHNGGQLQFGPDGYLYIGMGDGGRAGDPWGNAQNLNVLLGKLLRIDVSAPEAYAIPPDNPFIGQPEARPEIWALGLRNPWRFSFDRATGDLFIADVGQNKYEEVNFQPAESLGGENYGWDRMEGSHCFEPATGCDPSGLVLPIAEYDHSQGCSITGGYVYRGTRYPSLVGIYFFGDYCSGRIWGLRREPSGQWRMELLLKSSVQISSFGEDAAGEIYVVGYSDGKIYHLVAQ is encoded by the coding sequence ATGACCTCGAAATACGACTATGGTCTTCTATTGGCCAGCTTATGGCTGATGATCGCTGCTTGTGCACTGCCCGCAGAGACCTCGCAGCCCATCCTATCAGCCCCTACGCCCACGGCTTTGTCCACCGCGGCCGCTCCCCTTACTCCCTTGCAGTCTTCATTTTCGACGACGCTTACCCACAGGCAATTGCTGCCCTTGATCCAGGTAACTCCTCCCACGCCTATCGCGGCTCCGTTCCCTCCCACGATTGCTCTGGAGTTGGCGTTCTCCGGGTTCCAGCAGCCAGTGTACGTAGCCCATGCTGGAGATGCCAATCGGCTGTTCGTGGTAGAAAGGGTAGGCCGCATCCAACTAATCAAGCGCGGACAGACTCAGTCCCAACCATTCCTTGACATCACCGATCGAGTTGGCTCAACGGGCAGCGAGCAAGGGCTCCTGAGCGTCGCCTTCCCGCCTGATTTCGCCGTTAGCGGCGTCTTCTACGTGAATTATACTGACCGACGTGGTGACACGGTCATCGTTCGCTACCGGGTGTTGGCTGATGACCCTAACCAGGGCGATCCCACGAGTGAGCAGATCCTGCTGCAGATTGATCAGCCCGCGGAGAACCACAACGGCGGCCAGCTCCAGTTCGGCCCCGACGGCTATCTTTACATCGGCATGGGCGATGGCGGCCGCGCTGGAGACCCCTGGGGCAACGCGCAGAACTTGAACGTGTTGCTGGGGAAACTGTTGCGTATCGACGTAAGCGCACCGGAGGCTTACGCGATCCCGCCTGATAATCCCTTTATCGGCCAGCCCGAGGCGCGCCCTGAGATCTGGGCGTTAGGGCTGCGTAATCCCTGGCGCTTCTCGTTCGATCGAGCCACAGGCGACCTTTTCATCGCAGATGTAGGGCAAAACAAGTATGAAGAGGTAAACTTCCAACCGGCGGAGAGCCTCGGCGGCGAGAACTACGGCTGGGATCGGATGGAAGGTAGTCACTGCTTCGAGCCGGCTACTGGCTGCGATCCCAGCGGGCTAGTGCTCCCTATCGCTGAGTATGATCACTCGCAGGGATGTTCCATCACCGGCGGGTATGTCTACCGCGGCACGCGCTACCCGTCACTAGTCGGCATCTATTTCTTCGGAGACTACTGCTCAGGCCGTATCTGGGGACTGCGTCGTGAGCCTTCGGGCCAGTGGAGGATGGAGCTGTTGTTGAAGTCCTCAGTGCAGATCAGCTCCTTTGGCGAAGATGCAGCAGGGGAGATTTACGTCGTGGGCTACAGCGATGGAAAGATCTATCATCTTGTAGCTCAATAG
- a CDS encoding LCP family protein — MNDRPHLQELDTEPSPWPLQEPTPIWPGLLLGFLLASFLLAFSYSSYLLYQWARATIASAPSAMSSTTTAIAGGVLPGASGAMLTPPPAPGAIPTIPAWEPGRKERVNILLMGVDQRPGERGPSRTDTLIVVTINPATGRVGMLSIPRDLWVRIPGYEMFGKINTAYVVGEQHGYPGGGAALAKQTVSELIGYPVHYYVKVNFDGFRRLIDLIGGIDIYVPRDINDPTFPDDNYGYDPLFIPAGQHHMNGDLALKYARTRHGDDDYGRARRQQQVLLATKEQIMRADMLPSLILRLPQLMQTFADNVETDIPLDRMVTLANLARHLDLDHIEQLVIDRTLGEERNDPDIGYVLIPNRDAIRPLMDEMFGDLPLTEVSEETAHLTETSTSQVQNELAIEQARIAVLDGADNPLMAQRVADWLKFQGFQIVEVGKAERSTYSHALIRVFVRKPHTLTRLQTLLGQVEVQDMSGTIATPSRDMEIVIGRDFSLAENTPQQ; from the coding sequence ATGAACGACAGGCCTCATCTTCAGGAACTGGATACTGAGCCATCGCCCTGGCCGCTACAAGAGCCCACTCCGATCTGGCCAGGCTTGTTGCTTGGCTTTTTGCTGGCCTCGTTTCTCCTAGCGTTCTCGTATTCCAGCTATCTGCTCTACCAATGGGCTCGCGCGACCATCGCTAGTGCCCCCAGTGCGATGTCCTCAACCACTACGGCCATCGCTGGCGGAGTCCTACCAGGCGCCTCCGGAGCGATGTTAACTCCGCCACCGGCCCCTGGCGCCATCCCTACCATCCCCGCCTGGGAGCCGGGGCGTAAGGAACGGGTGAATATCCTGCTGATGGGCGTGGATCAACGCCCCGGCGAGCGCGGTCCCTCGCGTACCGACACACTGATCGTGGTGACCATCAACCCAGCAACCGGACGGGTGGGCATGCTTTCTATCCCACGCGACCTTTGGGTGCGCATCCCTGGATACGAGATGTTCGGCAAGATCAACACAGCCTATGTCGTGGGAGAGCAGCACGGTTATCCAGGGGGAGGCGCCGCATTAGCCAAACAGACGGTTAGCGAGCTGATCGGCTACCCTGTGCACTACTATGTCAAGGTCAACTTTGACGGCTTTCGGCGGCTGATCGACCTCATCGGCGGGATAGATATCTACGTGCCGCGCGATATCAATGACCCCACCTTCCCTGACGATAACTATGGTTACGACCCGCTTTTCATCCCGGCTGGCCAGCATCACATGAACGGGGACTTAGCGCTAAAATACGCGCGCACGCGCCATGGAGACGATGACTATGGCCGGGCGCGCCGCCAGCAACAGGTGCTGCTGGCTACTAAAGAGCAGATCATGCGAGCGGACATGCTCCCCTCGCTTATTCTGCGATTGCCTCAACTCATGCAGACGTTCGCTGACAACGTGGAGACAGATATTCCTTTAGATAGAATGGTGACCCTAGCCAATTTGGCGCGCCATCTCGACCTGGATCACATTGAGCAACTCGTGATTGACCGCACCCTAGGCGAGGAACGCAATGACCCCGATATCGGCTATGTGCTGATCCCCAATCGGGATGCCATCCGTCCGTTGATGGATGAGATGTTTGGCGATCTGCCTTTGACCGAGGTGAGCGAGGAGACCGCCCACCTGACCGAGACCTCCACGTCTCAGGTGCAAAACGAGCTAGCTATCGAACAGGCGCGCATCGCCGTGTTGGACGGTGCGGATAATCCCCTAATGGCCCAACGCGTCGCCGATTGGCTGAAATTCCAGGGCTTCCAGATCGTAGAAGTGGGCAAAGCGGAGCGATCTACCTATTCCCATGCACTCATACGGGTTTTCGTACGTAAACCGCACACCCTTACCCGGCTTCAGACCCTACTCGGCCAGGTAGAGGTTCAGGACATGAGCGGCACAATCGCTACGCCTTCGCGCGATATGGAAATCGTTATCGGCAGAGATTTCAGCCTAGCCGAAAACACTCCCCAACAATAA